A genomic segment from Bradyrhizobium sp. CB1015 encodes:
- a CDS encoding LysR substrate-binding domain-containing protein, whose product MDLRRLRYFVAVAEARSIGKAAEQLRMAQPPLSVQIRKLEAEIGAPLFRRGTRGMDLTEAGQALLSRASEALALAADGAEAARAVASGRRGRLSVGYMFVLANAMLPRLIPELRRAVPGVDLSFAELSASTREARLLDRSVTVALCMPAINHPEIEVAKIGTQPFMLAMPIRSPLARLSSVPMARLQGRPLIALPHPDHGPASSAVVPLLRRHQVVMPIASRVETVHSAMSLVLAGEGLAILPACAQLGAPRGVVFRPLRDVADSLEIAVCWRRDSQSPLIGTFLKCAEKAVARM is encoded by the coding sequence ATGGATCTCCGCCGGCTCCGCTATTTCGTCGCCGTCGCCGAGGCGCGCAGCATCGGCAAGGCGGCCGAGCAGCTCCGGATGGCGCAGCCGCCGCTCTCGGTCCAGATCCGCAAGCTCGAGGCCGAGATCGGCGCGCCGCTGTTCCGCCGCGGCACCCGTGGCATGGATCTGACCGAGGCGGGCCAGGCGTTGCTGTCGCGCGCCAGCGAAGCGCTGGCGCTGGCGGCCGATGGCGCCGAAGCCGCGCGCGCGGTCGCTTCGGGACGGCGCGGCCGGCTGTCGGTGGGTTACATGTTCGTGCTGGCGAATGCGATGCTGCCGCGGCTCATCCCCGAACTGCGCCGCGCCGTTCCCGGCGTCGACCTCAGCTTCGCCGAGCTCAGCGCCTCGACGCGCGAGGCCCGCCTGCTCGACCGCAGCGTCACGGTCGCGCTGTGTATGCCTGCCATCAATCACCCCGAGATCGAGGTGGCAAAGATCGGTACACAGCCTTTCATGCTGGCCATGCCGATCCGCTCGCCCCTCGCCCGCTTGAGCTCCGTGCCGATGGCGCGGCTGCAGGGCCGTCCGCTGATCGCACTCCCGCATCCGGACCATGGGCCCGCCTCCTCCGCGGTCGTCCCTTTATTGCGTCGGCACCAAGTCGTGATGCCGATCGCCAGCCGGGTAGAGACGGTGCATTCGGCGATGAGCCTGGTTCTGGCCGGCGAAGGTCTCGCCATCCTGCCGGCCTGCGCACAGCTCGGCGCGCCGCGCGGAGTCGTATTCAGACCCCTGCGTGACGTCGCTGACTCCCTCGAAATCGCAGTCTGTTGGCGGCGGGACTCCCAAAGTCCGCTGATCGGAACCTTCCTCAAATGTGCCGAGAAGGCTGTCGCGCGGATGTGA
- a CDS encoding carbohydrate kinase translates to MLIACGDALIDFVPTRNLEGREAVMPAVGGSCLNVAIGMARLGAPTGFVGGISTDLFGRMIADHATASNVALDLATRSDHQTTLAFVRIVEGESHYAFYDAETATRNWTYRRGTIPLDRVEALHVGSTTLVNDQGAAETEALIADGRASSTISFDPNCRPNLVKDKATYLARMAEFAGSADLIKMSDFDFAYLFGEEPYQQRANTLLAQGTSLVVITRGNNGAIAWHAQAGQIEVAAPKVEVADTIGAGDSFQAALLFALYKQGRIARPRLKDIGADELRRALSFAANCAGLTCTRPGADPPWSHEINWSW, encoded by the coding sequence ATGCTGATTGCCTGCGGCGACGCGCTGATCGATTTCGTGCCGACGCGAAACCTCGAAGGGCGCGAGGCGGTGATGCCCGCGGTCGGCGGCTCCTGCCTCAACGTCGCGATCGGCATGGCGCGGCTGGGTGCGCCGACCGGCTTTGTCGGCGGCATCTCGACCGACCTGTTCGGGCGCATGATCGCCGATCATGCCACCGCATCGAACGTCGCGCTCGATCTCGCCACCCGCAGCGACCACCAGACCACGCTCGCCTTTGTCCGCATTGTCGAAGGCGAGTCGCATTACGCCTTCTACGATGCCGAGACCGCGACGCGGAACTGGACTTACCGGCGCGGGACCATTCCGCTCGACAGAGTTGAAGCTCTCCATGTCGGCTCGACCACGCTGGTCAACGATCAGGGTGCGGCCGAGACCGAGGCGCTGATCGCAGACGGGCGGGCGTCGTCCACGATCTCCTTCGATCCGAACTGCCGACCGAACCTCGTCAAGGACAAGGCGACTTATCTCGCCCGCATGGCCGAGTTCGCCGGAAGCGCCGATCTCATCAAGATGTCGGACTTCGATTTCGCCTATCTCTTCGGCGAGGAGCCTTATCAGCAGCGAGCGAACACACTGCTGGCGCAGGGCACGAGCCTCGTCGTCATCACCCGCGGCAACAACGGCGCCATCGCCTGGCATGCGCAAGCAGGGCAGATCGAAGTCGCAGCGCCCAAAGTCGAGGTGGCCGACACGATTGGCGCCGGCGACAGCTTTCAGGCGGCGCTGCTGTTCGCCCTGTACAAGCAGGGCCGCATCGCCCGGCCGCGTTTGAAGGACATCGGCGCGGACGAGCTCCGCCGTGCGCTGTCCTTTGCGGCCAATTGCGCCGGCCTGACCTGCACGCGTCCGGGCGCCGATCCGCCTTGGAGCCACGAGATCAATTGGAGCTGGTAG
- a CDS encoding amidase, whose amino-acid sequence MNGDPCLLSATELRGLVAAKRISPVELTRAVLARAEALQPELNCFITLCGDEAIAAAREAERKVMAGEPLGLLHGIPVTVKDIVNTKGVKTTFGAVPYKNNVPAEDAVAVARLRSEGAILIGKTTTPEFGSKCLTDSPLFGRTRNAWDACRSSGGSSGGAAVAVASGIAPLAIATDGGGSTRIPAACNGVVGLKQSNGVIPHSQALDVFGNQTYVTPTTRTVADTALMMQAMAGEDPIDPWSIGVPVPDFIGTTAPRGDLRGMRILYCLTPPGRPVSAEVAASFKASLDRLAGLGAELEEFSGEGFDIEPIWRAINHTVWRTRFAKLAAEHGDELSEAFLKQLALATEVSGVDYQEAMFARTALFRRVQSLLARGHLLAMPTLTRTALPIKQDLFGSIEIDGRHYDSVRPHWFPWTMPFNMTSHPAISLPSGFARDGLPIGLQLVGRFRADAELLRVSALFEASSDLLSRWPA is encoded by the coding sequence ATGAACGGCGATCCCTGTCTGTTGTCCGCAACCGAGCTGCGCGGTCTCGTCGCGGCAAAGCGGATTTCGCCAGTCGAGCTCACCCGCGCCGTGCTTGCCCGCGCCGAAGCGCTCCAGCCCGAATTGAATTGCTTCATCACGCTGTGCGGGGATGAGGCGATCGCAGCGGCGCGCGAAGCCGAGCGCAAGGTGATGGCGGGTGAACCGCTCGGCCTGCTGCATGGTATCCCCGTCACCGTCAAGGACATCGTCAACACCAAGGGCGTCAAGACCACCTTTGGCGCCGTTCCCTACAAGAACAATGTGCCGGCCGAGGATGCTGTCGCCGTCGCACGGTTGCGCAGCGAAGGCGCGATCCTGATCGGCAAGACCACGACGCCTGAGTTCGGCAGCAAGTGCCTCACCGATTCACCTTTGTTCGGTCGGACCCGCAATGCGTGGGACGCCTGCCGTTCCTCCGGCGGCTCCAGCGGCGGCGCGGCGGTCGCTGTCGCGAGCGGCATCGCCCCGCTTGCGATCGCGACCGACGGCGGCGGCTCGACGCGCATTCCGGCGGCTTGCAACGGTGTGGTGGGCTTGAAGCAGAGCAATGGCGTGATCCCGCACAGTCAGGCCCTCGACGTTTTCGGCAACCAGACCTATGTCACGCCGACCACCCGCACCGTCGCCGACACTGCGCTGATGATGCAAGCAATGGCGGGTGAGGATCCTATCGATCCCTGGTCGATTGGCGTGCCCGTGCCTGACTTCATCGGCACCACCGCCCCGCGTGGCGATTTGCGCGGGATGAGGATCCTGTACTGCCTGACGCCGCCGGGCCGTCCGGTCTCAGCCGAGGTCGCCGCCAGTTTCAAGGCGAGCCTCGACCGGCTGGCCGGGTTAGGGGCCGAGCTCGAGGAATTCTCCGGCGAAGGCTTTGACATCGAGCCGATCTGGCGCGCCATCAACCACACCGTCTGGCGCACGCGCTTTGCAAAACTCGCGGCCGAGCACGGCGACGAGCTGAGCGAAGCCTTCCTCAAGCAGCTCGCGCTCGCAACCGAAGTCAGCGGCGTCGATTACCAGGAGGCGATGTTCGCGCGCACCGCGTTGTTCCGCCGCGTGCAATCGCTGCTTGCGCGCGGTCACCTCCTGGCGATGCCGACCCTGACGCGCACCGCGCTGCCGATCAAGCAGGACCTGTTCGGCAGCATCGAGATCGACGGCAGGCATTACGACAGCGTCCGGCCGCACTGGTTCCCCTGGACCATGCCGTTCAACATGACCAGCCATCCCGCGATCAGCCTTCCATCGGGCTTTGCCCGCGACGGCCTGCCGATCGGGCTTCAGCTGGTCGGCCGTTTCCGGGCTGACGCGGAATTGCTACGCGTGAGCGCACTGTTCGAGGCGTCAAGCGATCTTCTGTCCCGCTGGCCTGCTTGA
- a CDS encoding carbohydrate ABC transporter permease has product MARMATTRRVVISTVMAWLFGFLIFFPILWMGLASFKTELEAFAIPPSFLFFHWTTENYATVQERSDYLHHAMNSIIIAGGSTLIALLIAIPAAWSMAFSPTKRTKDILLWMLSTKMMPPVGVLVPIYLIYKSFGLLDSRVGLVFILCLGNLPIVIWMLFTYFKEIPRDILEAARMDGATIGRELVYVLTPMAIPGLASTLLLNLILAWNEAFWTLNLSTSSAAPLTTFIASYSSPEGLFWAKLSAASTLAIAPILVLGWFSQKQLVRGLTFGAVK; this is encoded by the coding sequence ATGGCACGGATGGCGACGACACGGCGGGTGGTGATATCGACGGTGATGGCGTGGCTGTTCGGCTTCCTGATCTTCTTCCCGATCCTGTGGATGGGGCTGGCGAGCTTCAAGACCGAGCTCGAGGCATTCGCGATCCCGCCATCCTTCCTGTTCTTCCACTGGACCACGGAAAACTATGCAACCGTGCAGGAACGCAGCGACTATCTGCACCACGCGATGAACTCGATCATCATCGCCGGCGGATCGACGCTGATTGCACTATTGATTGCAATTCCCGCGGCGTGGTCGATGGCGTTCTCGCCGACCAAGCGCACCAAGGACATCCTGCTCTGGATGCTCTCGACAAAGATGATGCCGCCGGTCGGCGTGCTGGTGCCGATCTACCTGATTTACAAGAGCTTCGGCCTGCTCGATTCCCGCGTCGGTCTCGTCTTCATCCTCTGCCTCGGAAACTTGCCGATCGTCATCTGGATGCTCTTCACCTATTTCAAGGAGATCCCGCGCGACATCCTCGAAGCCGCGCGCATGGACGGCGCCACGATCGGCCGCGAGCTCGTCTATGTGCTGACGCCGATGGCGATCCCAGGGCTCGCATCGACCTTGCTGCTCAACCTGATCTTGGCCTGGAACGAGGCGTTCTGGACGCTGAACCTGTCCACTTCGAGCGCTGCGCCGCTCACCACGTTCATCGCCTCCTATTCCAGCCCCGAAGGGCTGTTCTGGGCAAAGCTGTCGGCGGCCTCGACGCTCGCGATCGCGCCCATTCTCGTCCTCGGTTGGTTCAGCCAGAAGCAGCTCGTGCGCGGGCTCACCTTTGGCGCGGTGAAGTAG
- a CDS encoding ABC transporter permease, translating to MSVFVLRRLLTLLATLVGASLIIFLVLDALPGNAAQMLMGADASPDAVRALTVKLGLDQPLAVRYLQWTKGLLVGDLGNSYVYGIPVASLIAERLVLTIPLAIMAMTITVTLALSAGIYTAANHNKLGDVGVMSLTQVGIALPNFWFAILLVLLFSVRLQWLSAGGFAGWEDGIWPGIKSLLLPAISLAVVQAAILARVTRSAVLEVLREDFVRTARAKGLGKREVLWSHVLRNAMIPVMTVMGLQFANLLAGTIVIENVFYLPGLGRLIFQSIANRDLIVVRNCVMLLAAMVVVVNFVVDVLYAFIDPRIKVHDL from the coding sequence ATGAGCGTCTTTGTCCTCCGACGTCTGTTGACCCTGCTGGCGACGCTGGTCGGCGCATCGCTGATCATCTTCCTGGTGCTCGACGCGCTGCCCGGCAACGCCGCGCAGATGCTGATGGGCGCCGACGCCTCGCCGGATGCGGTTCGCGCGCTCACCGTCAAGCTCGGGCTCGACCAGCCGCTGGCCGTTCGCTATTTGCAATGGACCAAGGGCCTCCTCGTCGGCGATCTCGGAAATTCCTATGTTTACGGCATCCCGGTCGCCAGCCTGATCGCAGAGCGGCTGGTGCTGACCATTCCGCTCGCGATCATGGCGATGACGATCACGGTGACGCTGGCGCTCTCCGCCGGCATCTACACCGCCGCCAATCACAACAAGCTCGGCGACGTCGGCGTGATGTCGCTGACGCAAGTTGGCATCGCGCTGCCGAACTTCTGGTTCGCGATTCTCCTGGTGCTGCTGTTCTCGGTGCGACTGCAATGGCTCTCGGCCGGTGGCTTCGCCGGCTGGGAGGACGGCATCTGGCCGGGGATCAAGTCGCTACTGTTGCCCGCGATCTCGCTCGCGGTGGTGCAGGCCGCGATCCTCGCGCGCGTCACGCGCTCGGCCGTGCTCGAAGTGCTGCGCGAAGATTTCGTCCGCACCGCCCGCGCAAAGGGCCTCGGCAAGCGCGAGGTGCTGTGGAGCCACGTGCTGCGCAATGCCATGATTCCCGTGATGACGGTGATGGGGCTGCAATTCGCCAATCTGCTCGCCGGCACCATCGTGATCGAGAACGTGTTCTACCTTCCGGGCCTCGGCCGCCTGATCTTCCAGTCGATCGCCAACCGCGACTTGATCGTGGTGCGCAATTGCGTGATGCTGCTCGCCGCGATGGTCGTGGTGGTCAATTTCGTGGTCGATGTACTCTATGCCTTCATCGATCCTCGCATCAAGGTCCACGACCTGTGA
- a CDS encoding ABC transporter ATP-binding protein: MGQITLQGVQKSFGPVHIIKGADLDIADGSFVVFVGPSGCGKTTLLRLIAGLEDVSGGKILIDGKNVVDTPPAKRGLSMVFQSYALYPHMSVRGNIGFGLKMAGLPKDEINRKVEAAAATLNLTPYLDRKPRELSGGQRQRVAIGRAIVREPKAFLFDEPLSNLDAALRVQMRIEVTRLQKQLGTTAIYVTHDQVEAMTMADKIVVLNGGKIEQYGSPLELYERPANLFVAGFIGSPKMNFVTGELALQKGAETIGVRPEHLKIERDGGGGWQGTIAVAEHLGSDTFLYVDAGALGMLTARYIGELSLHAGDRVSLMPDPARIHRFDESGNALRG, from the coding sequence ATGGGTCAGATCACACTTCAGGGCGTGCAAAAGTCCTTCGGTCCCGTGCACATCATTAAGGGCGCCGACCTCGACATTGCCGACGGCTCCTTCGTCGTGTTCGTCGGACCCTCCGGCTGCGGCAAAACCACGCTGCTGCGGCTGATCGCGGGGCTCGAGGACGTCTCTGGCGGCAAGATCCTGATCGACGGCAAGAACGTCGTCGATACGCCGCCGGCCAAGCGCGGGCTGTCGATGGTGTTCCAGTCCTACGCGCTCTATCCGCATATGAGCGTGCGCGGCAATATCGGCTTCGGCCTGAAGATGGCGGGCCTGCCCAAGGACGAGATCAACCGCAAGGTCGAGGCGGCCGCCGCGACGCTGAACCTCACGCCCTATCTCGACCGCAAGCCGCGCGAGCTCTCCGGTGGCCAGCGCCAGCGCGTCGCGATTGGCCGCGCCATCGTCCGCGAGCCCAAGGCATTCCTGTTCGACGAGCCGCTCTCCAACCTCGACGCCGCGCTACGCGTGCAGATGCGCATCGAGGTGACGCGACTTCAGAAGCAGCTCGGCACCACCGCGATCTACGTCACCCACGACCAGGTCGAGGCCATGACCATGGCCGACAAGATCGTCGTGCTCAACGGCGGCAAGATCGAGCAATACGGCTCGCCGCTGGAGCTTTACGAGCGACCCGCCAATCTCTTCGTCGCCGGCTTCATCGGCTCGCCCAAGATGAACTTCGTCACCGGCGAGCTTGCTTTGCAGAAGGGGGCAGAGACGATCGGCGTCCGGCCGGAGCATCTGAAGATCGAGCGCGACGGCGGTGGAGGCTGGCAGGGCACCATTGCGGTGGCCGAGCATCTCGGCAGTGACACCTTCCTCTACGTCGATGCCGGCGCGCTCGGCATGCTGACGGCGCGCTACATCGGCGAATTGAGCCTGCATGCCGGCGATCGGGTGTCGCTGATGCCGGACCCTGCGCGCATTCACCGCTTCGACGAGAGCGGCAACGCTCTTCGGGGCTGA
- a CDS encoding FGGY-family carbohydrate kinase → MPRAYIGVDVGTTSTRAGVFDEVGTLLATARHPIRIWHEAGDIVEQSSEDIWQACAKSVRAAMAEAAIAPGSIGGIGFDATCSLVVLDPQGEPLTVSTSGEAQRNVIVWMDHRATAEARLINETEDAVLRYVGGSISPEMEMPKLLWLKRHLRPSFEAAGHFFDLADYLTWRATGALQRSTCTVTCKWNYLAHDGGGWSAPFFKRIGLSDFVTEKYARIGTEIVAPGTRLGAGLTPAAAAELGLAPGTPVGASLIDAHAGGIGAIGGRDGAGGASDVSDRLAYIMGTSACIMATTKEPCFVPGVWGPYYSGMVPEFWLNEGGQSAAGAAIDHLLKSHPGHGEASAAARSEGLDLIDFLERRIIARAGDASRAALLARDVHVLPEFIGNRSPYADPDTRAVIAGLDLDTDIASMERLFVAGLCGLAYGLAEVIEAFAAHGVRSSIMIMGGGASRSPLVRQIMADTTGLTVALPQTKEPVLLGAAMLGAVAGGAYASIGETMAKMSALGRKSEPTAPDMAAFHARKREVYKLLREVDGGSRAAMRSVAKG, encoded by the coding sequence ATGCCGCGAGCGTATATCGGCGTCGACGTGGGGACCACGAGCACGCGGGCGGGGGTGTTTGACGAGGTCGGCACGCTGCTCGCGACTGCCCGGCATCCGATCAGGATCTGGCACGAGGCCGGCGACATCGTCGAGCAGTCGTCAGAAGATATCTGGCAGGCCTGCGCCAAATCGGTGCGCGCGGCGATGGCGGAAGCAGCGATTGCGCCGGGCAGCATCGGCGGCATCGGTTTCGACGCCACCTGTTCCCTCGTGGTGCTCGATCCGCAAGGCGAGCCGCTCACCGTTAGCACCTCCGGCGAGGCGCAGCGCAACGTCATCGTCTGGATGGACCATCGCGCCACGGCCGAAGCGCGGCTGATCAACGAGACCGAGGATGCCGTGCTGCGCTATGTCGGTGGCTCGATCTCGCCGGAGATGGAGATGCCGAAGCTGCTCTGGCTGAAGCGGCATCTGCGCCCGAGTTTCGAGGCCGCCGGGCACTTCTTCGATCTGGCCGACTATCTGACCTGGCGCGCGACCGGGGCGCTGCAGCGCTCGACCTGCACCGTCACCTGCAAGTGGAACTATCTCGCCCATGACGGCGGCGGCTGGAGCGCGCCGTTCTTCAAGCGCATTGGCCTGTCCGACTTCGTCACCGAGAAATACGCCCGCATCGGCACCGAGATCGTTGCGCCCGGTACGCGCCTCGGCGCCGGGCTCACGCCGGCAGCCGCGGCTGAGCTCGGCCTCGCTCCGGGCACCCCGGTCGGCGCTTCCCTGATCGACGCCCATGCCGGCGGCATCGGCGCGATCGGCGGCCGCGACGGGGCGGGCGGCGCGAGCGATGTCAGCGACCGTCTCGCCTACATCATGGGAACGTCGGCCTGCATCATGGCGACGACGAAGGAGCCGTGCTTCGTGCCGGGCGTTTGGGGTCCCTATTATTCCGGCATGGTGCCGGAGTTCTGGCTCAACGAAGGCGGCCAGTCCGCCGCGGGCGCGGCGATCGATCATCTCCTCAAGTCGCATCCCGGCCATGGCGAGGCGAGCGCGGCGGCGCGCAGCGAGGGCCTCGACCTCATCGATTTCCTCGAGCGCCGCATCATCGCGCGCGCCGGCGATGCCAGCCGCGCCGCCCTGCTGGCGCGCGACGTCCACGTGCTGCCGGAATTCATCGGCAACCGCTCGCCCTATGCCGATCCTGACACGCGCGCGGTGATCGCGGGCCTCGATCTCGACACCGACATCGCCTCCATGGAACGGCTGTTCGTTGCCGGCCTCTGCGGTCTTGCCTATGGTCTCGCCGAGGTGATCGAGGCCTTTGCCGCCCATGGGGTCCGCTCCAGCATCATGATCATGGGCGGCGGCGCCAGCCGCAGCCCACTGGTCCGCCAGATCATGGCCGATACCACCGGCCTCACCGTCGCGTTGCCGCAGACGAAGGAGCCGGTGCTGCTGGGCGCTGCGATGCTCGGGGCGGTCGCCGGCGGCGCCTATGCCTCGATCGGCGAGACAATGGCCAAGATGTCGGCGCTGGGACGCAAGAGCGAGCCGACCGCGCCGGACATGGCCGCGTTTCACGCCCGCAAGCGCGAGGTTTACAAGTTGTTGCGCGAGGTCGATGGCGGCAGCCGCGCCGCGATGCGCAGCGTCGCGAAAGGTTGA
- a CDS encoding SDR family NAD(P)-dependent oxidoreductase, with amino-acid sequence MYLEKFRLSGKTAFITGGGQGIGLACAEALAEAGAKVIIGDRDGKVADSAKASLKAKGYDVETAIMDVTDTRRVAEVANDLVARHGKVDILVNNAGIARSETPAETVTDEHWLNVIDVNLNGTFWCCREFGKHMLKAKSGAIVNVGSMSGFIVNKPQEQCFYNASKAAVHHLTKSLAAEWGARGIRVNAVAPTYIETPLNAFVKSNPKMYDAWIGGTPMARMGQVEEIASVVLFLSSEAASLMTGSIVLVDGGYTCW; translated from the coding sequence ATGTATCTGGAAAAGTTCAGGCTGAGCGGCAAGACCGCGTTCATCACCGGCGGCGGGCAGGGCATTGGCCTCGCCTGCGCCGAGGCGCTGGCCGAGGCCGGCGCGAAGGTCATCATCGGCGACCGCGACGGCAAGGTCGCTGACAGCGCGAAAGCCAGCCTGAAGGCGAAGGGCTACGACGTTGAGACCGCAATCATGGATGTCACCGACACCAGGCGCGTGGCGGAGGTTGCGAACGATCTCGTCGCCCGTCACGGCAAAGTCGACATCCTCGTCAACAATGCGGGCATCGCGCGTAGCGAGACGCCGGCTGAGACCGTCACCGACGAGCACTGGCTCAACGTCATCGACGTCAATCTCAACGGCACATTCTGGTGCTGCCGCGAATTCGGCAAACACATGCTCAAGGCGAAAAGCGGCGCCATCGTCAATGTCGGGTCGATGAGCGGCTTTATCGTCAACAAGCCGCAGGAGCAGTGCTTCTACAACGCCTCCAAGGCCGCGGTGCACCATCTGACCAAGTCACTAGCCGCCGAATGGGGCGCCCGGGGCATCCGCGTCAACGCGGTGGCGCCGACCTATATCGAGACGCCGCTCAACGCCTTCGTGAAGAGCAATCCGAAAATGTATGACGCCTGGATCGGTGGAACCCCGATGGCGCGCATGGGGCAGGTCGAGGAGATCGCCTCCGTCGTGCTGTTCCTCTCGTCCGAGGCCGCGAGCCTGATGACCGGCAGCATCGTGCTGGTGGATGGCGGCTATACTTGCTGGTAG
- a CDS encoding ABC transporter ATP-binding protein — protein MAERSNTPLIVVDNLGVRLNTSRGPAQAVRGVSFALKRGETLGLVGESGCGKSVTALSLMGLLPESAVVTGSIKLDGDELVGLADVDYCRLRGNRISMIFQEPMTALNPMHTIGNQIAEPLRRHKKYSAAQARKEAIALLDRVGLPDPARRVDAYPHQFSGGQRQRITIAMALACEPDLLIADEPTTALDVTIQGQILDLIADLVEERGMSMILISHDLGVIAENVQRMMVMYGGTVVESGPTDEVFRRMGHPYTQGLFRARPKLGARKGTRLKTISGTVPELADLPSGCTFSDRCPLVIDQCRAALPPMVDVGPGHFARCIRTDVSMAERIGALIA, from the coding sequence ATGGCCGAGCGCTCCAACACGCCGCTGATCGTAGTCGACAATCTCGGCGTTCGCCTCAACACCAGCCGCGGGCCGGCGCAGGCCGTGCGCGGTGTCAGCTTTGCGCTGAAGCGCGGCGAGACGCTTGGGCTCGTCGGCGAGTCCGGCTGCGGCAAGTCAGTCACGGCGTTGTCGTTGATGGGGCTGCTGCCGGAGAGTGCCGTCGTCACCGGCAGCATCAAGCTGGATGGCGACGAGCTCGTCGGACTTGCGGATGTGGATTATTGCCGCCTGCGCGGCAACCGTATCAGCATGATCTTCCAGGAGCCGATGACTGCGCTCAACCCGATGCACACGATCGGCAACCAGATCGCCGAGCCGCTGCGGCGTCACAAGAAATATTCGGCGGCGCAGGCGCGCAAAGAGGCGATCGCCTTGCTCGACCGCGTCGGGCTGCCCGATCCGGCGCGTCGGGTCGATGCCTATCCGCATCAGTTCTCCGGCGGCCAGCGCCAGCGCATCACCATCGCGATGGCGCTTGCCTGCGAGCCGGACCTGTTGATCGCGGACGAGCCGACCACCGCGCTCGACGTCACCATCCAGGGCCAGATCCTCGACCTCATCGCCGATCTCGTCGAGGAGCGCGGCATGTCGATGATCCTGATCTCGCACGATCTCGGCGTCATTGCCGAGAACGTCCAGCGCATGATGGTGATGTATGGCGGCACCGTCGTCGAGAGCGGCCCGACCGACGAAGTGTTCCGTCGCATGGGCCATCCCTACACGCAGGGCCTGTTCCGTGCCCGGCCCAAGCTCGGCGCGCGCAAGGGGACGAGGCTGAAGACGATCTCGGGCACGGTGCCGGAGCTTGCCGATCTGCCGTCCGGCTGCACCTTCTCCGATCGCTGTCCGCTCGTGATCGATCAATGTCGCGCGGCGCTGCCGCCGATGGTGGATGTCGGCCCCGGCCATTTTGCGCGCTGCATCCGAACGGACGTGTCGATGGCCGAACGCATCGGAGCGCTGATTGCATGA
- a CDS encoding ABC transporter permease, which translates to MSAPITMDAPVATRPLPARTFWRRALRHRSFVLGGALSLLVLASALLSLVWTPWSPYEIDIAAKLRPPSAAHWLGTDSFGRDIVSLLLAGARSTIMVGVIAVSIGLTFGVTLGLIASARRGWTEEIIMRFSDFTFAFPAVLSAIMLAAVVGPGMVTSIVAIGIFQIPTLTRLTRGSANAIWAREFVLAARAAGKGRFRITIEHVLPNILSILIVQVTIQFALAILAEAALSYLGLGTQPPQPSWGRMLNDAQTLLFQSPMLAVYPGAAIAISVLGLNLLGDGLRDLLDPRLARER; encoded by the coding sequence GTGAGCGCGCCCATCACCATGGACGCGCCCGTCGCAACGCGTCCGCTGCCGGCGCGCACGTTCTGGCGCCGCGCACTGCGCCACCGCAGCTTCGTCCTCGGTGGCGCGCTGAGCCTTCTGGTGCTGGCTTCGGCATTGTTGTCGCTGGTATGGACGCCGTGGTCGCCTTACGAGATTGATATTGCCGCAAAGCTCCGCCCGCCCTCGGCGGCGCATTGGCTCGGCACCGATTCCTTCGGCCGCGACATCGTCTCGCTGCTGCTTGCGGGGGCCCGATCCACCATCATGGTCGGTGTCATCGCCGTCAGCATCGGTCTTACCTTCGGCGTCACGCTGGGCCTGATTGCCTCGGCCCGGCGTGGCTGGACGGAGGAGATCATCATGCGCTTTTCCGATTTCACCTTCGCCTTTCCGGCCGTGCTGTCGGCGATCATGCTCGCCGCCGTGGTGGGACCGGGCATGGTGACCTCGATCGTCGCGATCGGCATCTTCCAGATCCCGACGTTGACGCGGCTGACGCGCGGCTCGGCCAATGCGATCTGGGCGCGTGAATTCGTGCTCGCGGCACGCGCGGCGGGCAAGGGGCGCTTCCGCATCACCATCGAGCATGTGCTGCCCAACATCCTGTCGATCCTGATCGTGCAGGTCACCATCCAGTTCGCGCTCGCCATTCTCGCTGAGGCCGCGCTATCCTATCTCGGCCTCGGCACGCAGCCGCCGCAGCCGTCCTGGGGACGGATGCTGAACGACGCGCAGACGTTGCTGTTCCAGTCGCCGATGCTCGCGGTCTATCCGGGCGCTGCGATCGCAATCTCCGTGCTTGGCCTCAACCTGCTCGGTGACGGATTGCGCGACCTGCTCGATCCCCGGCTGGCGCGGGAGCGATGA